A DNA window from Eikenella exigua contains the following coding sequences:
- the tehA gene encoding dicarboxylate transporter/tellurite-resistance protein TehA has product MGARRKFPIPLSYFSTTIGLFALGLSWRYGAAAGLMPTWPSEWLLAAAFAVWLVLVAAYVCKILAYRDEFLGDLTDLVQCCFLSAIPITTILAGIAGLPYAAGAARVLVYAGISGQLAFAMYRAAGLWRGLHSLAATTPVIYLPTVAANFVSATALDVLGQHDYAVLFFGAGLLSWFSLEAAILGRLRTAVAVAPQVRGIVGIQLAPAFVGCGAYFAVNGGAIDIFALALMGYGCLQFLLLLRLLGWFAEGGFSMSWWGFSFGLAAMCGCGLHLLAAGKMVWLGTVLAVSGSAGVALLLAGTLYLVWQGRFLVR; this is encoded by the coding sequence ATGGGCGCACGCCGCAAATTTCCGATTCCACTCAGTTATTTCAGCACCACCATCGGCCTATTCGCGTTGGGTTTGTCGTGGCGCTATGGCGCAGCGGCAGGCCTGATGCCGACTTGGCCGAGCGAATGGCTGCTGGCAGCGGCATTTGCGGTGTGGTTGGTGCTGGTGGCGGCTTATGTGTGCAAGATATTGGCTTATCGCGATGAGTTTTTAGGCGACTTAACCGATTTGGTGCAATGCTGTTTTCTCAGCGCCATTCCGATTACCACCATCTTGGCAGGCATTGCCGGGCTGCCTTATGCCGCCGGGGCGGCACGCGTGCTGGTGTATGCCGGCATTTCTGGGCAGCTGGCGTTTGCCATGTATCGTGCTGCCGGGCTGTGGCGCGGGCTGCACAGCTTGGCAGCCACTACGCCGGTGATTTATCTGCCTACGGTGGCCGCTAATTTCGTGAGTGCCACGGCGCTAGACGTGCTGGGGCAGCATGATTATGCGGTGTTGTTTTTCGGTGCGGGGCTGCTGTCTTGGTTTAGCCTGGAGGCGGCGATTTTAGGCAGGCTGCGCACGGCGGTGGCGGTTGCACCGCAGGTGCGCGGGATAGTGGGCATCCAGCTTGCGCCGGCCTTTGTGGGCTGTGGGGCGTATTTTGCGGTGAACGGCGGCGCAATCGACATTTTTGCGCTGGCCTTGATGGGATACGGCTGTTTGCAGTTTCTGCTGTTGCTGCGCCTGCTGGGCTGGTTTGCCGAGGGCGGGTTTAGCATGAGCTGGTGGGGCTTCTCGTTCGGCTTGGCGGCCATGTGCGGCTGCGGGCTGCACCTTTTGGCTGCGGGCAAGATGGTATGGCTGGGCACGGTGCTGGCGGTAAGCGGCTCGGCTGGGGTAGCACTGTTGTTGGCGGGAACGTTGTATTTGGTGTGGCAGGGGCGGTTTTTGGTGCGTTAG
- a CDS encoding FKBP-type peptidyl-prolyl cis-trans isomerase, with the protein MQTNTFRTGLLAAAVVFALAACNQQPTSGSASAPAVSSPAAASTASDPAAASGLAAASDVLAGMTEQQKASYLIGYLQGQQLGDANTILDFDQATLIKGLQAGMASQPLPVSDEEANNILQQYHTAQMGKLATRQLEEGKAFLEANKAKEGVKTTPSGLQYSVKTEGTGKQPTAKSTVTVHYEGRLLDGTVFDSSIKRGEPATFKLDGVIKGWTEGLQLMKEGGEYTLYVPAELAYGDKGNPSIPPNSVLVFDVKLIKVQ; encoded by the coding sequence ATGCAAACCAACACATTCCGCACTGGCCTGCTGGCCGCCGCCGTGGTATTCGCCCTGGCCGCCTGTAACCAACAGCCCACTTCTGGCAGCGCCTCTGCTCCGGCCGTATCTTCCCCTGCTGCAGCTTCAACCGCATCCGACCCCGCTGCCGCTTCGGGCCTTGCCGCCGCCTCCGACGTATTGGCCGGCATGACCGAACAACAAAAAGCCAGCTACCTCATCGGCTACCTCCAAGGCCAACAGCTGGGCGACGCCAACACTATCTTAGATTTCGACCAAGCCACCTTGATTAAAGGCCTGCAGGCCGGTATGGCCAGCCAGCCGCTGCCCGTGAGCGACGAAGAAGCCAACAACATCCTGCAGCAATACCATACTGCCCAGATGGGCAAACTGGCCACCCGCCAGCTGGAAGAAGGTAAAGCCTTCCTCGAAGCCAACAAAGCCAAAGAAGGTGTGAAAACCACTCCCTCCGGCCTGCAATACAGCGTGAAAACCGAAGGTACCGGCAAACAGCCCACTGCTAAGAGCACTGTAACCGTACACTACGAAGGCAGATTGCTCGACGGCACCGTGTTCGACAGCTCCATCAAACGCGGCGAACCCGCTACCTTCAAGCTCGACGGCGTGATCAAAGGTTGGACCGAAGGCCTGCAGTTGATGAAAGAAGGCGGCGAATACACCCTCTACGTCCCCGCCGAACTCGCCTACGGCGACAAAGGCAACCCCAGCATTCCGCCCAACTCCGTGCTGGTATTCGATGTTAAACTGATTAAAGTTCAGTAA